One genomic window of Pocillopora verrucosa isolate sample1 chromosome 8, ASM3666991v2, whole genome shotgun sequence includes the following:
- the LOC131790248 gene encoding baculoviral IAP repeat-containing protein 5.2-A — protein MAELTYDFNMNRFKNRLETFKDWPFTEETGSCCTAMKMAEAGFFHSANDSVDVARCFVCLKELEGWEPEDNPFEEHRKHSPKCEFLLLNKKEEDWTVQEFLELETKRQMNVMQKIIELKTKEFLELAEHVQSEMEKLV, from the exons ATGGCCGAGTTAACTTATGATTTTAACATGAATAGATTCAAAAATCGCCTGGAGACCTTCAAAGACTGGCCCTTTACGGAAGAAACGGGATCTTGCTGTACTGCGATGAAG ATGGCTGAAGCAGGCTTCTTCCACAGCGCGAATGATTCTGTTGATGTTGCACGTTGCTTTGTTTGTCTCAAAGAACTCGAAGGATGGGAGCCTGAGGACAATCCATT TGAGGAACACAGAAAGCATTCTCCGAAATGtgaatttttgttgttgaacAAAAAAGAGGAAGACTGGACAGTGCAAGAATTTTTAGAATTGGAAACAAAAAGGCAAATGAACGTAAtg CAAAAGATCATTGAACTCAAGACAAAAGAATTCTTGGAACTGGCTGAACATGTCCAAAGTGAAATGGAAAAGCTTGTATAA
- the LOC131790247 gene encoding nuclear protein localization protein 4 homolog translates to MAQIIVRVQSREGTSRIKCSQTETISSFLTKIVEELSLPRRGWTLFLNRNKTGEIKNSTRKTLASLGIRHGDMLFLSHEASLVDNDISGVNSVPLTSAANLATLASSNSIKEDEIDVYLSKQDGLIHRDRDPQLCHHNPNSKCIHCVPLEPYDEEYLKNHKPPIKHMSFHAFLKKMGGGTDRGKFTVLEDTSCRIKPGCTEHPPWPGGICTKCQPGAITLKRQVYRHVDNILFENPFIVEPFLNYWRKTGNQRLGFLYGRYELHKDVPLGIRASVAAIYEPPQEGTPDSIKLLSDPSEAIVDKLAADLGLQKVGWIFTDLVAEDVRKGTVKHLRDINTHFLTAEESILAGQLQNQHPSPCKLSSNGKFGSKFSTVVVSGNTDNQVGFDGFQVSNQCMALVRDDCLVPTIDEPGLGYVRESSSDQYVPDVFYKTADSYGNEVTLLARPMPIEYLLVQVPTAFPVEPQFTFSNQTQGEPFPLENRSSMGEVQDFHALVRYLNQFPPDEFLPAMSNFHLLVFLATSDMLPLKDHLGDLCTAIRNKDAELARRWSKSEQWCTVIQLMQAANAPSPEPRGSGDVDMVDMSHSPSGAGWSCKHCTFMNQHGHENCDMCGLPQH, encoded by the exons ATGGCTCAAATT attgTACGCGTGCAATCCCGCGAAGGGACTTCAAGGATAAAATGTTCGCAAACCGAAACTATCTCGTCATTCTTAACTAAG ATTGTAGAGGAGCTTTCCCTTCCAAGAAGAGGATGGACACTATTTCTCAATAGAAACAAAACTGGAGAAATAAAGAACTCTACAAGAAAAACTTTAGCTTCACTTGGAATAAG GCATGGAGATATGCTTTTCTTGTCTCATGAAGCTTCGCTGGTTGATAATGATATTTCAGGCGTAAATTCTGTTCCTTTGACATCTGCTGCAAACCTAGCAACCTTGGCATCATCCAATAGCATCAAAGAGGATGAAATTGATGTTTATCTTTCCAAGCAAGATGGTCTGATTCACAGAGATCGAGACCCACAACT GTGTCATCATAACCCTAACAGCAAATGCATCCATTGTGTACCACTAGAG ccaTATGATGAAGAGTATTTAAAGAATCACAAACCTCCTATCAAGCATATGTCTTTCCATGCATTCCTCAAAAAGATGGGTGGAGGCACAGACAG AGGCAAGTTTACAGTACTGGAGGATACTAGCTGCAGGATCAAACCGGGATGCACAGAGCATCCACCCTGGCCTGGTGGAATTTGTACAAAGTGTCAGCCTGGTGCTATTACACTAAAGAGACAA gtttacagACACGTGGACAACATCCTTTTTGAAAATCCCTTTATCGTGGAACCATTTTTAAACTACTGGAGAAAGACCGGAAATCAG AGGCTGGGATTCCTGTATGGCCGTTATGAGCTCCACAAGGATGTACCCCTGGGAATACGAGCTTCAGTGGCTGCCATTTACGAACCCCCACAG gaaGGCACTCCAGACAGCATTAAGCTCCTTTCAGACCCCTCCGAAGCCATAGTTGACAAGCTGGCTGCTGATCTCGGCCTTCAGAAAGTCGGCTGGATATTCACGGACCTCGTCGCTGAAGATGTAAGAAAAGGCACAGTGAAGCATCTACGGGATATAAACACACACTTTCTTACAGCTGAGGAATCCATCTTGGCAGGTCAATTACAAAATCAGCATCCATCACCGTGTAAATTATCTTCAAATGGCAAGTTTGGATCAAAGTTTTCCACCGTTGTTGTGTCAG GTAACACGGATAATCAAGTTggttttgatggttttcag GTGTCCAATCAGTGTATGGCGTTAGTTCGTGACGACTGCCTGGTACCTACTATAGACGAACCAGGTCTCGGCTACGTCCGGGAATCTTCGAGCGATCAATATGTCCCGGATGTTTTCTATAAG ACTGCTGACTCGTACGGTAATGAAGTGACTCTTTTAGCTCGCCCTATGCCTATAGAATATCTGTTAGTTCAG gtgCCGACTGCTTTTCCTGTAGAACCTCAGTTTACTTTCTCCAATCAAACTCAGGGAGAACCTTTTCCGCTAGAGAACCGCTCAAGTATGGGAGAAGTTCAG GATTTTCACGCTTTAGTGAGATACTTAAACCAGTTCCCTCCTGATGAGTTCCTACCTGCTATGTCCAATTTTCACCTCTTGGTTTTTCTGGCAACTTCCGACATGCTTCCTTTAAAG GATCACCTAGGAGATCTGTGTACGGCGATCAGAAACAAAGATGCTGAATTGGCTCGGCGCTGGAGTAAAAGTGAACAGTGGTGCACAGTGATACAACTTATGCAAGCTGCAAATG CCCCCTCGCCAGAGCCACGAGGATCAGGGGACGTGGACATGGTTGATATGTCCCATTCCCCAAGTGGTGCAGGCTGGTCGTGCAAGCACTGTACGTTTATGAACCAACACGGACACGAGAACTGTGACATGTGTGGCTTGCCTCAACACTGA
- the LOC136276735 gene encoding NACHT, LRR and PYD domains-containing protein 12-like translates to MSNVRTDHIFTNILMQHGRKPVKDLDAKRNERLRQYGQISGKQIKSSQEIFIPTDGKHPESVLVTGKAGIGKSLFCQKLIKDWADNKLFQSRANAEVPDFKFAYLLTFRQLNLLGDDPVTLKDILNRSSVLDDHSNIDNSIFEYIRHHSEEVLIIIDGYDECSQREYIASDSDEKYPNNAKEEMPVAALCAKLIKGKILRGSVVIITSRPDESDEMKAKEIYFDRYVEITGFSEPQVKEYIEKYFKNNERMKNIVMDHITKNVNLVSFAHIPVLCFLMCSYFEYTLRQPKKNNPLPVKTSDLYDEVVNMFVQKHNRKKRASLEETLDELSKLAAQLLMEKKFLFLKEDLKTLNLHELESLCASGLLHCGPPFRKSFSVTTKHFCFTHLTLQEYLAARWFAKTRKIPPRDVSTEVIVFMSGILSKQKDNEFEEKLIINKFLNEVSFPSKGDNGLLISKCLLQYEDIEFAKRIVKRFHDIFCIRNGCFDLCGFGWANVDCTAVSFALNVFGALNAENESEWSRITKLELSCRKVTDADVSSLCQALQTPTCKVTMLSLDNNQITDAGVASLCQALQTSSCRVTTLLLCGNQITDAGVASLCQALQTPACKVIELYLYDNQITDAGVASLSQALQTLSCKVSELDLGYNQITDAGVASLCQALQTPTCKVTVLQLNENWITDTGVASLCQALQTPSCKVFTLNLYGNQITDAGVASLCQALWTPTCKVIELYLNHNQITDAGVASLSQALQTPTCKVTELHLDNNEITDAGVASLCQALQTPTCKVTELHLDNNEITDAGVASLCQALQTSSCKVTELHLDNNRITDAGVASLCQAFQTPACKVTELYLSNNQVTDAVVASLCQALQSPTCNVTKLYLCGNLLTDAGENHLRYILEKKLS, encoded by the coding sequence ATGTCTAATGTGAGAACAGATCACATATTCACCAACATTCTCATGCAACATGGAAGAAAGCCAGTCAAAGATCTTGATGCGAAAAGAAATGAACGCCTTCGCCAGTACGGTCAAATCAGTGGAAAGCAAATTAAAAGCtctcaagaaattttcatcCCAACCGATGGGAAACACCCAGAGTCTGTTCTTGTCACTGGAAAGGCAGGCATCGGTAAAAGTCTGTTTTGTCAAAAGCTGATCAAAGATTGGGCTGACAACAAATTGTTTCAATCCAGAGCAAACGCAGAAGTACCTGATTTTAAGTTCGCATACTTGCTCACGTTCCGTCAGCTTAATCTACTTGGGGACGACCCTGTTACCTTGAAGGATATCTTAAACCGATCTTCAGTGCTAGATGACCACTCAAATATCGACAACTCTATATTTGAGTACATTCGTCATCATTCCGAGGAAGTTTTGATTATCATCGACGGGTATGACGAGTGTTCACAACGAGAGTACATCGCTAGTGATTCGGATGAAAAGTACCCAAATAACGCCAAAGAGGAAATGCCAGTAGCAGCACTGTGTGCCAAgcttatcaaaggaaaaatactAAGAGGTTCGGTCGTCATAATCACTTCAAGACCTGACGAATCTGACGAAATGAAAGCCAAAGAGATCTATTTTGATAGATACGTTGAAATTACAGGATTTTCCGAGCCACAGGTAAAAGAATACATTGAaaagtatttcaaaaacaacgagcgaatgaaaaacattgtaatGGACCACATTACAAAGAATGTCAATCTTGTCAGCTTTGCCCACATTCCTGTGCTCTGTTTTCTTATGTGCTCCTACTTTGAATATACTCTACGGCAACCAAAGAAGAATAATCCTCTCCCGGTGAAAACAAGTGACCTTTATGATGAAGTGGTCAACATGTTCGTGCAAAAGCACAATAGAAAGAAAAGAGCCTCTCTCGAAGAGACTCTGGATGAATTATCAAAGCTGGCAGCTCAACTTCTTATggagaaaaagtttcttttccttaaagaggatttgaaaactttgaacttaCACGAGCTTGAAAGTCTGTGTGCAAGCGGTCTTCTTCATTGCGGTCCTCCTTTCAGAAAATCTTTTTCTGTGACGactaaacatttttgttttacacaTTTAACTCTCCAAGAGTACTTAGCGGCTCGTTGGTTTGCAAAGACAAGAAAAATCCCCCCCAGAGATGTGTCTACAGAAGTAATTGTATTTATGTCCGGTATTTTGTCCAAGCAAAAAGACAACGAATTTGAGGAAAAGTTGATTATCAACAAATTTCTCAACGAAGTCTCATTTCCAAGTAAAGGCGATAATGGGCTTTTAATTTCTAAATGTCTCCTACAATACGAAGACATCGAGTTTGCCAAGCGAATAGTAAAGAGATTTCACGACATATTCTGCATACGCAATGGATGTTTCGATCTTTGTGGCTTCGGGTGGGCCAATGTGGACTGCACTGCTGTGTCTTTTGcattaaatgtttttggtgcaCTAAATGCAGAGAACGAATCTGAATGGAGTAGAATCACCAAACTTGAGCTGAGTTGTCGGAAGGTCACAGATGCCGATGTTtccagtctatgtcaagcattacagacaccaacatgtaaagtcaccatGCTTTCTCTGGATAATAATCAGATCACtgatgccggtgttgccagtctatgtcaagcattacagacatCATCATGTAGAGTCACCACACTTCTTCTGTGTGGTAATCAGATCACGGATGCCGGTGtggccagtctatgtcaagcattacagacaccagCATGTAAAGTCATCGAACTTTATCTGTATgataatcagatcaccgatgccggtgttgccagtctatctcaagcattacagacactATCATGTAAAGTCAGCGAACTTGATCTAGGTTATAATCAGATaaccgatgccggtgttgccagtctatgtcaagcattacagacaccaacttGTAAAGTCACCGTACTtcaactgaatgaaaattgGATCACCGAtaccggtgttgccagtctatgtcaagcattacagacaccatcATGTAAAGTCTTCACACTTAATCTGTATGGTAATCAGATCACggatgccggtgttgccagcCTATGTCAAGCATTATGGACACCAACCTGTAAGGTCATCGAACTTTATCTGAATCATAATCAGATaaccgatgccggtgttgccagtctgtctcaagcattacagacaccaacatgtaaagtcaccgaacttCATCTGGATAATAATGAGATaaccgatgccggtgttgccagtctatgtcaagcattacagacaccaacatgtaaagtcaccgaacttCATCTGGATAATAATGAGATaaccgatgccggtgttgccagtctatgtcaagcattacagacatcatcatgtaaagtcaccgaacttCATCTGGATAATAATCGGATCACagatgccggtgttgccagtctatgtcaagcatttcAGACACCAGcatgtaaagtcaccgaacttTATCTGAGTAATAATCAGGTAACCGATGCCGttgttgccagtctatgtcaagcattacagtCACCCACATGTAACGTCACCAAACTTTATCTGTGTGGTAATCTGTTAACTGATGCCGGTGAGAACCATCTAAGgtatattttggaaaaaaaactgtcataG